One Frankia alni ACN14a DNA window includes the following coding sequences:
- a CDS encoding DUF1684 domain-containing protein, which translates to MTSAIETAPATETAPATETAPATETAAGVAAARAEWDAWREESEQQRRQPYGFLAYSALHFLDGEPRRVEGFPGRWATGEQGPVVDLDAGESLVVDGRTVTGRHVFGSVREREFRRAASFGDVVVELSRRGGNDLLRSLDPRHPLREAYVRTPAFDHDPAWVIPAEFAPYPAPRPIEVAAAVDGIVHTHEAVGEAVFTLDGAELRLILLRAEHLADAGLILFTDATSGITTYRASRRLITPLPAPGSTRIVLDFNRAGNLQCAYTPYAPCPLAPQQNRLTIPIEAGEQIPTFRPEPVETEERAVS; encoded by the coding sequence ATGACCTCCGCGATCGAGACCGCGCCTGCCACCGAGACCGCGCCTGCCACCGAGACCGCGCCTGCCACCGAGACCGCGGCCGGCGTCGCGGCCGCGCGCGCCGAGTGGGACGCGTGGCGGGAGGAGTCCGAGCAGCAGCGGCGCCAGCCGTACGGCTTCCTCGCCTACAGCGCTCTGCACTTCCTCGACGGCGAACCCCGCCGCGTCGAGGGCTTCCCGGGACGGTGGGCCACGGGCGAGCAGGGACCGGTCGTCGACCTCGACGCGGGGGAGTCCCTCGTCGTCGACGGCAGGACCGTGACCGGGCGCCACGTCTTCGGCTCCGTCCGCGAGCGGGAGTTCCGGCGGGCGGCGTCGTTCGGCGACGTCGTCGTCGAGCTGTCCCGCCGCGGCGGGAACGACCTGCTGCGCTCGCTCGATCCCCGGCACCCGCTGCGCGAGGCCTACGTCCGGACGCCGGCGTTCGACCACGACCCTGCCTGGGTGATCCCGGCCGAGTTCGCGCCGTACCCCGCCCCGCGCCCGATCGAGGTCGCCGCGGCGGTCGACGGCATCGTGCACACCCACGAGGCCGTCGGCGAGGCCGTCTTCACGCTCGACGGTGCCGAGCTGCGGCTGATCCTCCTGCGCGCCGAGCATCTCGCGGACGCCGGCCTCATCTTGTTCACCGACGCGACGAGCGGCATCACGACCTACCGCGCCAGCCGCCGGCTGATCACCCCCCTGCCCGCCCCGGGCAGCACGCGGATCGTGCTCGATTTCAACCGCGCCGGAAACCTGCAGTGCGCCTACACCCCGTACGCCCCCTGCCCGCTCGCCCCGCAGCAGAACCGCCTCACGATCCCGATCGAGGCGGGCGAGCAGATCCCCACCTTCCGCCCCGAGCCCGTCGAGACCGAGGAACGCGCCGTGTCCTGA
- a CDS encoding LLM class flavin-dependent oxidoreductase codes for MTSHPQRGLSLFLTIPADGEPARTYNQSLEVIRLAEELGYETAWAAEAHFTLIGLPSALTFLAAASQTTTTIRLGTAVVPLTFDNPIRLAETAALVDALSGERLEFGVGKGNGGGFSTVAFEAFNLSEDDRESLYAHALDDLRRALAGTIAAGDKEVKLYPPPAGLLPRLWQATGNPRTAAEIGRAGDRLLLHRLVPSGDAGQVQAGLINDYLDAHAGERSPRIGISRVLLPAASKRDAIALLDSELRRNPGQYVTPGGPPATAEEFLTRSNVKYGNPDDIIEQLLQDAAFTRSTDYLFSVPLPQSSPQFRDGLRLIAQEIFPRLPAHDRAPTA; via the coding sequence GTGACATCGCATCCCCAGCGCGGCCTGTCGCTGTTCCTGACGATTCCCGCGGACGGCGAGCCCGCCCGCACGTACAACCAGTCGCTCGAGGTCATCCGCCTCGCGGAGGAGCTCGGCTACGAGACGGCATGGGCCGCGGAGGCGCACTTCACCCTCATCGGTCTCCCGTCCGCGCTCACCTTCCTCGCGGCGGCGTCGCAGACCACGACGACGATCAGGCTGGGAACCGCGGTGGTCCCGCTGACCTTCGACAACCCGATCCGGTTGGCCGAGACGGCGGCGCTGGTCGACGCCCTGAGCGGCGAGCGGCTGGAGTTCGGCGTCGGCAAGGGCAACGGCGGGGGTTTCTCCACCGTCGCCTTCGAGGCCTTCAACCTGTCCGAGGACGACCGGGAGTCGCTGTACGCCCACGCGCTCGACGATCTGCGCCGGGCCCTCGCCGGCACGATCGCCGCCGGCGACAAGGAGGTGAAGCTGTACCCGCCGCCGGCCGGGCTGCTGCCGCGGCTGTGGCAGGCGACCGGCAACCCGCGGACGGCGGCCGAGATCGGGCGCGCCGGTGACCGGCTGCTCCTGCACCGGCTGGTCCCGTCCGGGGACGCCGGCCAGGTCCAGGCGGGTCTCATCAACGACTACCTCGACGCCCACGCCGGTGAGCGCAGCCCGCGGATCGGCATCTCCCGCGTCCTGCTCCCGGCGGCGTCCAAGCGCGACGCGATCGCCCTGCTCGACTCCGAGCTGCGCCGCAACCCTGGCCAGTACGTCACCCCGGGCGGCCCGCCGGCCACGGCCGAGGAGTTCCTGACCAGGTCGAACGTGAAGTACGGCAATCCGGACGACATCATCGAACAGCTCCTGCAGGACGCCGCGTTCACCCGCTCGACCGACTACCTGTTCAGCGTCCCGCTGCCGCAGTCCTCCCCCCAGTTCCGCGACGGGCTGCGGCTGATCGCGCAGGAGATCTTCCCGCGCCTCCCTGCGCACGACCGGGCACCGACGGCGTGA
- a CDS encoding FAD-dependent monooxygenase — protein sequence MPARNEITRGKRQVDALTFPRTEPAEHVDVLVVGAGPNGLGTALELHRHGVQAAVVDAALGATLVRAGAAGYTSRALEVIRGWGLLQRIQHAWTFPPEWSTGNLLLTSLAGHQLAGTTLRSFGLGATSRYSTETMLRRPQTVLQRVFLDRLAEIGTAVSGGWRVEGLASDADGVTTTVVEVETGRRRTIRSRYVVGADGGSSTVRTLARIPRSGSYADERYFRFVVRTTSDTSAALGAFPPATAVIYNDRYSGFLAALNATDWRAYAGPYPLDRDPTTDELIAQARAAFGFDVDLEVVSLTPFFKTTRIADTFYRDRIALVGDAAHVRTPGGNLCEGFGDVVNLGWKLAAVLRGQAGEALLDSYDEERRPHNWRIADYALADDRRHTAAYERVRALGVPDDADTGPDAVRRRAEIGAILGEGRSLPLGVVFDERYDASSVIRYEDGQLEAEAPWDAYAYADDARPGHRAPNGNLDPFGFTLYDRIGSHVALLVLADDAGTAGTVGAFETAADARGLEIEVIHLPDPAARELYGAPYALVRPDHHVAWRGDGSGLDDVDAGAVLDLVHGRGRLPAQPPAQTQTKAFGQLVDSAERPLVDPTERQLVDSAER from the coding sequence ATGCCCGCACGCAACGAGATCACGCGGGGAAAGCGGCAGGTCGACGCCCTCACCTTCCCGCGGACCGAGCCCGCCGAGCACGTGGACGTCCTCGTGGTCGGGGCCGGACCCAACGGCCTCGGCACCGCGCTCGAGCTCCACCGGCACGGGGTGCAGGCCGCGGTGGTGGACGCCGCGCTCGGCGCGACGCTGGTCCGGGCCGGCGCCGCGGGGTACACCTCCCGCGCGCTCGAGGTCATCCGCGGCTGGGGGCTGCTGCAGCGGATCCAGCACGCGTGGACCTTCCCGCCCGAGTGGAGCACCGGCAACCTCCTGCTCACCTCGCTCGCCGGGCACCAGCTCGCGGGGACCACCCTGCGGTCGTTCGGGCTCGGCGCGACCAGCCGGTACTCGACCGAGACCATGCTGCGCCGGCCGCAGACGGTGCTGCAGCGCGTCTTCCTCGACCGGCTCGCGGAGATCGGCACCGCGGTCTCGGGCGGCTGGCGGGTCGAGGGCCTCGCGAGCGACGCCGACGGCGTGACGACGACGGTGGTCGAGGTCGAGACCGGCCGGCGCCGCACGATCCGCTCCCGGTACGTCGTCGGCGCCGACGGTGGGTCGAGCACGGTCCGCACGCTGGCGCGGATTCCGCGTTCGGGCAGCTACGCCGACGAGCGGTACTTCCGGTTCGTCGTGCGGACCACCTCGGACACCTCGGCCGCGCTCGGGGCGTTCCCGCCCGCCACCGCGGTCATCTACAACGACCGCTACTCCGGCTTCCTCGCGGCCCTGAACGCGACCGACTGGCGGGCGTACGCCGGGCCGTACCCGCTCGATCGTGACCCGACCACCGACGAGCTGATCGCCCAGGCCCGGGCGGCGTTCGGCTTCGACGTCGACCTCGAGGTGGTGTCGCTGACCCCGTTCTTCAAGACCACGCGCATCGCCGACACCTTCTACCGTGACCGGATTGCGCTGGTCGGCGACGCGGCGCACGTCCGCACGCCGGGGGGCAACCTGTGCGAGGGCTTCGGCGACGTGGTGAACCTCGGCTGGAAGCTCGCGGCCGTGCTGCGCGGCCAGGCCGGCGAGGCGCTGCTCGACTCCTACGACGAGGAACGACGCCCGCACAACTGGCGGATCGCCGACTACGCCCTGGCGGATGACCGCCGGCACACGGCCGCCTACGAGCGCGTCCGCGCCCTCGGGGTCCCGGACGACGCCGACACCGGCCCGGACGCGGTGCGGCGGCGCGCCGAGATCGGCGCGATCCTCGGGGAGGGCCGGAGCCTGCCGCTCGGGGTCGTCTTCGACGAGCGCTACGACGCCTCGTCGGTCATCCGGTACGAGGACGGCCAGCTCGAGGCCGAGGCGCCCTGGGACGCCTACGCGTACGCCGACGACGCGCGACCCGGACACCGGGCGCCGAACGGCAACCTCGACCCCTTCGGGTTCACCCTCTACGACCGGATCGGCTCCCACGTCGCGCTGCTCGTCCTCGCCGACGACGCCGGCACCGCCGGCACCGTCGGCGCCTTCGAGACGGCGGCCGACGCCCGGGGCCTCGAGATCGAGGTCATCCACCTGCCGGATCCGGCGGCGCGCGAGCTGTACGGCGCCCCCTACGCGCTCGTCCGGCCGGACCATCACGTCGCCTGGCGCGGCGACGGCAGCGGCCTCGACGACGTCGACGCCGGCGCGGTGCTGGACCTGGTCCACGGCCGCGGCCGGCTCCCCGCCCAGCCGCCGGCCCAGACGCAGACCAAGGCCTTCGGCCAGCTAGTCGACTCCGCCGAACGGCCGCTCGTCGACCCGACCGAACGGCAGCTCGTCGACTCCGCAGAACGGTAG
- a CDS encoding RNA polymerase sigma factor gives MSAAADGPPRDESARDESARDESARRAVEAVWRMSSARIVGALARYTGDVDLAEDVAQEAVAQALVAWSRDGVPANPVGWLLTAARRRAIDGFRRRSALDERYALLAGPLAEGETSSGGVGPGSGSGSGSGAVPPADPSDDLPWDPDRVDDDVLALMFVACHPVLSPEARVALTLRAVGGLTSEEIARAFLVPVATVQARITRAKKTLGAARVPFALPPAEERRGRLGGVLSVLYVIFTEGSTATAGDSLLRPDLAYEAIRLARTLAALMPDEPEPHGLLALCELTAARFPARTGPDGEAVLLADQDRRRWDRSAIRRGMAALDRAAALGAAGLGPYGLQAAIAGCHASAPSVPETDWERIVLLYEALGRVAPSPVVELNRAVAVAMAQGPQQALAIVDHLVATDRLAGSHLLPSVRGELLGRLGRTSEARAELELAARLCRNARERAVLLRKAAALA, from the coding sequence ATGTCCGCGGCCGCCGATGGTCCGCCGCGTGACGAGTCGGCACGTGACGAGTCGGCACGTGACGAGTCGGCGCGGCGGGCCGTCGAGGCCGTCTGGCGGATGTCCTCCGCCCGGATCGTCGGCGCGCTCGCCCGCTATACGGGCGACGTCGACCTCGCCGAGGATGTCGCGCAGGAGGCGGTGGCCCAGGCGCTCGTCGCCTGGTCGCGTGACGGTGTGCCGGCGAACCCGGTGGGCTGGCTGCTCACGGCGGCCCGGCGGCGCGCCATCGACGGCTTCCGCCGCCGGTCGGCCCTCGACGAGCGATACGCGCTGCTCGCCGGTCCGCTCGCCGAGGGCGAGACGAGTTCGGGCGGCGTGGGCCCCGGTTCGGGTTCGGGTTCCGGTTCCGGCGCGGTGCCCCCGGCCGACCCGTCGGACGACCTGCCGTGGGATCCCGACCGGGTCGACGACGACGTCCTCGCGCTGATGTTCGTCGCCTGCCACCCGGTGCTCTCCCCCGAGGCCCGCGTGGCGTTGACGCTGCGCGCGGTCGGCGGTCTGACCAGCGAGGAGATCGCCCGGGCTTTCCTCGTACCTGTCGCGACGGTCCAGGCGCGGATCACCCGGGCGAAGAAGACCCTCGGCGCGGCCAGGGTGCCGTTCGCCCTGCCACCGGCCGAGGAACGGCGCGGTCGGCTCGGTGGTGTCCTGAGCGTGCTGTATGTGATCTTCACGGAGGGCTCGACGGCGACAGCCGGTGACAGCCTGCTGCGCCCCGACCTCGCCTACGAGGCGATCCGGCTGGCCCGGACGCTGGCCGCCCTGATGCCTGACGAACCAGAGCCACACGGGCTGCTCGCCCTCTGCGAACTCACCGCCGCCCGCTTCCCCGCCCGCACCGGGCCCGACGGCGAGGCCGTCCTGCTGGCGGACCAGGACCGGCGCCGATGGGACCGCTCGGCGATCCGCCGCGGGATGGCCGCCCTCGACCGGGCCGCGGCCCTCGGGGCTGCCGGCCTCGGACCGTACGGCCTGCAGGCGGCGATCGCCGGCTGCCATGCATCGGCGCCATCGGTCCCGGAGACCGACTGGGAACGGATCGTGCTCCTCTACGAAGCGCTCGGCCGCGTCGCTCCGTCCCCCGTCGTCGAGCTCAACCGGGCCGTCGCCGTCGCAATGGCGCAGGGACCGCAGCAGGCGCTGGCCATCGTCGACCACCTCGTCGCCACCGACCGGTTGGCCGGGTCGCACCTGCTCCCGAGCGTGCGCGGCGAGCTGCTCGGCCGGCTCGGCCGCACGTCGGAGGCCCGAGCCGAGCTGGAACTCGCCGCCCGACTGTGCCGCAACGCCCGCGAACGAGCGGTCCTCCTCCGCAAGGCGGCCGCGCTGGCGTGA